From the Bdellovibrio sp. ArHS genome, the window GAAAATCAAAAAAGGCGCAACTGTACAAGTTATCTCTGGATCTGACAAAGGTAAGAAGGGTTCAGTTTTGTCTGTAGACGCTAAAAACATGAAAATCCAAGTTCAAGGTGTGAAAGTACAAACACACTATGACAAAAAAGATGGTCTTTTGAAAAAAGAAGGCTTTATCGACTACTCAAATGTGAAGTTGGTAGAAGCTGCTTCTAAAGAAAAGAAGACTTCTAAAAAAGCTACTAAGTCTAAATCAGCTTAGTCATCTCTGAAGGTGCTGTCGTCCTGACAGCACCCTGGCTTTGCCTGGCGGCAAAGTTTTCCTAAGACAAAGTCTAAATTTGGTCCTTACGAAGATCTCTTCGTTTTAGTATCCCTTTGAGCTGCGTAAAATCAAAGTTGGGTTTAGCAGTATGTTTTAACCTAAACTTTCAAAGAGGAGAGCAGCTTGAAAAGAGACCAAATCTCAGCACTAAGAAGCAAACTAGCACTGTTCTCGGCAACGACAATCGTTCTTTTTTTCACGTCGTTGGCGATCGCAGATCTTGGTGATTCTTTGGTATTGTGCAAGCACAATAAAACGGTTCGCACGTTGCGTGTGGAAATGGGCGATGATTCAAAATGCCGCGCGATTTACACGAAGCAGGGTGTGGACGAAACGATTGGTTCAGGGCTCAATCCGAACTCTTGCGTTGAATTCGTATCAAATGTTCGTAAGAATCTTGAAGAAGCAAAATGGAATTGCCGCGAGGTCAAAGAGGCCCGCACTTCCAATGTTCTTATCGATTCTGCGGAGTAAAAAATGACTTCTTCTCCTGAGTTGGTGGTCGCAGCCGTGCAGATGACATCGATTGACGATGTCGACGCCAATCTTATGCAGATGGAAGCTCTTCTGGAAGAAGCCTTCCAAAATTCTCAACCGCGTCTGGTATGCTTCCCTGAAAACTGCCTTTACTTGCGACTGGTCGAAGGAGAAAAAATCGAGGGCTTTGCGCTGGACCATTCGGCCTTAAAAGCTCTCGCAGAATCGGCAAAAAAGTATAATACCTTTTTGCATCTAGGATCGGTTCCTCTTTTTGTTGAGGGTCATCTTTATAACTCGTCGGTGTTGATTACCCCTCTGGGGGAAATTCGCGCCACTTATCAAAAACTTCATCTTTTCGATATCCAACTGGAAGGCCAAAAGCCTCTGCGCGAGTCTGATGTTTTCCGTCATGGACAGCGTCCCAATATTTTGGAAGTTGACGGTTGGAGGATCGGCGAGGCCATCTGTTATGACGTGCGCTTTGCCGAACTTTTTTCTCAGTACGCGCGAAAAGAAGTCGATGTTATTTTGCTCCCGGCGGCTTTCCTGGTTAAAACCGGTGAGGCGCATTGGGAAATTCTTTTGCGAGCCAGAGCGATTGAGAATCAATCTTATGTGGTCGCTGCAGCACAAGGTGGCACTCATACGGGGACTCGTGGCGGTACACGTGAAACTTACGGTCATTCTTTGATGATTGACCCTTGGGGCGGCGTCATCGGACAAGTCGAAAAGCGGGCTCCGGGTGTGGTGCTTGCGACGTTTACGAAAGAGCGCATCGAAAAGGTGCGGGCTCAGATCCCGATGAAATTTCATCGCCGTCTGCCGGTAGGCTAAGAGTTGCCTAAACTCTAGAAATCTTGCACTATTTCAATGACAATTTTCTCAATTAGCTTTTAATATGCGCTTAAAGCGCGCTAACAGGGAGCTGGACTATGATCCGAGTTTTCTTAGTTTTATTGCTGCTCACGTCTTTGACGGGTTTCCAAACCTTTGCTCAGGAAAGCTCTGCGGAGTCTCAGTATGATGAAGCCCGCGAAGCCGAAATTGCTCAGAAGGCCAAGAAACGCATTTATCCGGGTGGCCGCGATGAAGAAGACCTCAAAGTCCAAAGCCAGCTTACGACACCTGTTCGCAAGTTGTCGCCGCAAGCTGAAGTGAAAGAAGAAGCGACAGAGGAATAAGGCCCGCGACAGCCGATGAGCTGAGCGCATTTGATTTTTTGTTTTGAAATTTTTTGGAGTATCTATGTCAATCTATACTGAACTACCGGAAGGCGTAACTCGCGAAACTATGGACGTTGACGTTTTGATCGTCGGCGGCGGAGCTGCGGGTCTGTCTTGCGCACTTCATCTACAAAACCAAATTCAAAAACACAATGAAGACGTTTCCGCGGGTCGCAAACAAGGCGAACAGATTCCAGATCAAATGATCGTGGTTCTGGAAAAAGCTTCTGAAATCGGCGCTCACAGTTTTTCTGGAGCGGTTCTGAACCCCAAAGCGTTGAGTGAACTTATTCCCAACTTCAAAGACGAAGGCTGCCCGATTGATTCGGAAGTGAAGAAGGATGCGGTTTATTATCTGGGTTCTGATTTTTCGTTCAAACTTCCGATCACGCCTCCGCCATTTCACAATGAAGGCAACTACATCATTTCGTTAAGCAAGTTCAATCGTTGGTTGGCAACGAAATGTGAAGAAAAAGGTATCAATATCTTCCCGGGCTTTGCGGCCGTGGAAGCGCTTTATGAAGGCAATAAAATTGTCGGTGTTCGCACCGGCGATAAAGGCCGCGATAAGAATGGCAAACCCAAAGTGAATTTTGAACCGGGTCTGATTTTAAAATCTAAAGTCACGATCTTCGCAGAAGGAACTCGCGGATCCTTGTTCAAACAAGTGGAAAAGAAACTGAACCTTCGCGCTGGAAAAAATCCTGACGTTTATGAAGAGGGTGTTAAAGAGGTTATCCAGATGCCTGCCGGAACGGTTGAAGCAGGTCAGGTGATTCATACCTTGGGCTTCCCTCTTTCCAAATCTATCGGTGGAACTTTCATTTACACTCTTCCAGGCGATAAAATTATTGTCGGTCTTGTGGCGTACCTTGATTCCGAGGATCCTTTGTTGGACCCACATCGCGAATTGCAAAAATTGAAAACTCATCCGTTCCTGCAAGACATGCTTAGAGGCGGCAAAGTGATCGCCTATGGTGGTAAGACATTGCCTGCGGGTGGTTGGTATTCCATGCCAAAACTTTATGGTGATGGCTTCATGGTTTGTGGTGATTCTGCCAGCATGGTGGATGTGCAAAAGCTGAAGGGCATCCATTTGGCGATGAAGTCGGGCATGCAAGCCGCGGACACAATCCTTGAAGGTTTGACGAAGGGCGCAGAGTTCTCTGAGTCCGTCACTCAAGGTTATGAAAAGCGCGTTGAATCCAGTTATGTGAAAGATGATCTTTACCGGGTTCGTAACTTCCATCAAACCCTGAGCAAAGGCATGTTTTCTTCAATGCCTCTATTGGCTTTGCAAGAGATCACTGGCGGCCGGGGGCTTCAGGACTTCATGAAGATCGAGCATATCGACGCTGACACAACTGAAAAGGTGATCGATGTTTGGGGTCCCTATGGCTTGGATCATGAAGATAACAAGCTGCCCAAGCCCGATGGCCAGCTTTTCTTCGACAAGCTTTCCAGCGTGTATTTGACGGGGACCATGCATGATGAGGACTCTCCGAACCATTTGATTCTTAAGGACGGCGATATCTGCCGTACGGTATGTGAGCCGCAGTATAAATCACCTTGTAATCATTTCTGTCCCGCTTCGGTCTATGAGATGGTGCCATCCACAGTTGAGGCAGGTAAGAAGGACTTACAAATTAATTATACGAACTGTATTCACTGTAAAACTTGTGATATTAAGTGCCCATTCGAAAACATCGAGTGGACCGTTCCTGAAGGGGGCGGGGGACCACAATATCGCGAAACATGACCAACAGGTCGCCTAGCGGAAGGCCCTTCAGGGCCTGACGCCGAAGCAGCGGTATTTAGATGGAAACCTAGCGAGGGACTAGGTTTCTTTAACCAACGGAAAGGAACCGTTTATGCCTCAATTTTTTGCCTCTACAGCCCGTGGCCTCGTTGAACCTCTTGAGCAAGAGTTAAAAGATCTTGGTCTTCAAGTGACTGGAAAATACATCGGGGGCGTTTTCTTCGAAAGCAATTGGGAAGGTTGTTATAAAGCCAATCTTCAATCTCGCTTAGCGAGCCGTATTTTGAAACCCGTTTTGGATTTCACCGCTTACCAACCTGAAGAATTGTACAATCAGATTCTACGTCACGATTTCACCAAGTATATTAAACCGACACAGACTATTTCAATCGATGCCAGCGTTTCTGATTCGAAAATGCGCGATCAACGTTTTGTGGCGATGAAGGTGAAAGATGCTATCGTCGATCAATTCCGTGAAAAATTCGGAGTTCGCCCGGATGTTGACAATGAAAACCCGGCTTTAAGAATTCACGTGCGTGCGATTAAAAATAAATTCAACATTGCCATCGATACGTCTGGCGACAGCTTGTTTAAGCGTGGCTATCGTAAAGAGGTGGGCGACGCTCCTTTGAAGGAAAACTTGGCGGCGGGACTTATTAAGGTTGCAGAATGGGATCAAAAAACACCGATCATCGATTTGATGTGTGGCTCTGGAACCTTTTTGATCGAAGCGGCGATGATGGCTTTGAATATCGCTCCCGGTTTGAACCGTGTCCGTTTCGGTTTCCAAAACTGGTTGAATTACGACAAAGAAGTCTGGGAAAAAGTGGTGCAAGAGGCGATGGATGCGGAAAAGGAAGAGCTTGATTTCAAGTTCTACGGCTACGACATCGACAATCGCGTGATTAAAAATGCCAAAGACAACGCCAAACGAGCTGGTGTCGACCAAGTCATCGAG encodes:
- a CDS encoding KOW motif domain-containing protein; translation: MKLKIKKGATVQVISGSDKGKKGSVLSVDAKNMKIQVQGVKVQTHYDKKDGLLKKEGFIDYSNVKLVEAASKEKKTSKKATKSKSA
- a CDS encoding carbon-nitrogen hydrolase family protein, translated to MTSSPELVVAAVQMTSIDDVDANLMQMEALLEEAFQNSQPRLVCFPENCLYLRLVEGEKIEGFALDHSALKALAESAKKYNTFLHLGSVPLFVEGHLYNSSVLITPLGEIRATYQKLHLFDIQLEGQKPLRESDVFRHGQRPNILEVDGWRIGEAICYDVRFAELFSQYARKEVDVILLPAAFLVKTGEAHWEILLRARAIENQSYVVAAAQGGTHTGTRGGTRETYGHSLMIDPWGGVIGQVEKRAPGVVLATFTKERIEKVRAQIPMKFHRRLPVG
- a CDS encoding electron transfer flavoprotein-ubiquinone oxidoreductase is translated as MSIYTELPEGVTRETMDVDVLIVGGGAAGLSCALHLQNQIQKHNEDVSAGRKQGEQIPDQMIVVLEKASEIGAHSFSGAVLNPKALSELIPNFKDEGCPIDSEVKKDAVYYLGSDFSFKLPITPPPFHNEGNYIISLSKFNRWLATKCEEKGINIFPGFAAVEALYEGNKIVGVRTGDKGRDKNGKPKVNFEPGLILKSKVTIFAEGTRGSLFKQVEKKLNLRAGKNPDVYEEGVKEVIQMPAGTVEAGQVIHTLGFPLSKSIGGTFIYTLPGDKIIVGLVAYLDSEDPLLDPHRELQKLKTHPFLQDMLRGGKVIAYGGKTLPAGGWYSMPKLYGDGFMVCGDSASMVDVQKLKGIHLAMKSGMQAADTILEGLTKGAEFSESVTQGYEKRVESSYVKDDLYRVRNFHQTLSKGMFSSMPLLALQEITGGRGLQDFMKIEHIDADTTEKVIDVWGPYGLDHEDNKLPKPDGQLFFDKLSSVYLTGTMHDEDSPNHLILKDGDICRTVCEPQYKSPCNHFCPASVYEMVPSTVEAGKKDLQINYTNCIHCKTCDIKCPFENIEWTVPEGGGGPQYRET
- a CDS encoding THUMP domain-containing protein, whose amino-acid sequence is MPQFFASTARGLVEPLEQELKDLGLQVTGKYIGGVFFESNWEGCYKANLQSRLASRILKPVLDFTAYQPEELYNQILRHDFTKYIKPTQTISIDASVSDSKMRDQRFVAMKVKDAIVDQFREKFGVRPDVDNENPALRIHVRAIKNKFNIAIDTSGDSLFKRGYRKEVGDAPLKENLAAGLIKVAEWDQKTPIIDLMCGSGTFLIEAAMMALNIAPGLNRVRFGFQNWLNYDKEVWEKVVQEAMDAEKEELDFKFYGYDIDNRVIKNAKDNAKRAGVDQVIEFKKESVATVEPPVEKGLIIVNPPYGARIGDEDNLRDVYRDLSFTLKHRFKGWDAWVLSGNKDLISDLKLKSTKKHFVFNGNIECRFLKYSMF